The following are encoded together in the Equus quagga isolate Etosha38 chromosome 1, UCLA_HA_Equagga_1.0, whole genome shotgun sequence genome:
- the FGF23 gene encoding fibroblast growth factor 23 gives MSGPCLGLLVYVLCSAVKAYPNASPLLDSSWGSLTHLYTATARNSYHLQIHKDGHVDGTPHQTIYSALMIRSEDAGFVVITGVMSRRYLCMDFRGNIFGSHHFSPESCSFRQRTLENGYDVYHSPQHRFLVSLGRAKRAFLPGTNPPPYSQFLSRRNEIPLVHFNTPRPRRHTRSAEDNSERDPLNVLKPRPRMTPAPASCSQELPSAEDNSVLASDPLGVVRGNRVNTHAGGAGVERCRPFPKFF, from the exons ATGTCAGGGCCCTGCCTTGGGCTCCTGGTCTACGTCCTGTGCTCCGCAGTGAAAGCCTATCCCAACGCTTCCCCGCTGCTGGACTCCAGCTGGGGCAGCCTGACCCACCTGTACACGGCCACAGCCAGGAACAGCTACCACCTGCAGATCCACAAGGACGGCCACGTGGATGGCACACCCCATCAGACCATCTACA GTGCCCTGATGATCAGATCAGAGGATGCTGGCTTTGTGGTGATAACAGGTGTGATGAGCAGGAGATACCTCTGCATGGACTTCAGAGGAAACATTTTTGGATCA CATCACTTCAGCCCCGAGAGCTGCAGCTTCCGACAGCGGACGCTGGAGAACGGCTACGACGTGTACCACTCGCCGCAGCATCGCTTCCTCGTCAGCCTGGGCCGCGCCAAGAGGGCCTTCCTGCCCGGCACGAACCCCCCGCCCTACTCGCAGTTCCTGTCCCGGAGGAACGAGATCCCCCTGGTCCACTTCAACACCCCGCGGCCGCGGCGGCACACGCGCAGCGCCGAGGACAACTCGGAGCGCGACCCGCTGAACGTGCTGAAGCCCCGGCCCCGCATGACCCCCGCGCCGGCCTCCTGCTCCCAGGAGCTCCCGAGCGCCGAGGACAACAGCGTGCTGGCCAGCGACCCCTTAGGGGTGGTCCGTGGCAACAGGGTGAACACGCACGCGGGGGGCGCGGGCGTGGAGCGCTGCCGCCCCTTCCCCAAGTTCTTCTAG